One Aegilops tauschii subsp. strangulata cultivar AL8/78 chromosome 2, Aet v6.0, whole genome shotgun sequence genomic window, CATATGAGGCATTCATGACAGGTATGAACAATGTCCCACACCGTTGGCACGTTGCGACACATCTGGTTATTTATCGCGCCTTTTCACAAAAACTCCAGAAAATGAAAAACTTGGCAAAAATCCAAACAACTTGGCATAATGCCTTTAATTGGTAATAGAACCTGGTGCGAAAATTGTGGGTCCATTTGATGGATGTCGAGAAACAACATCCTCTCAAACGGAGCCATCTAGCACCCGAACACCCTCTGTTGACATGGTTTGTTTTCATACATTCTTGAAACAACCTCAAGTTTTGCAAGCAGGTGGGCAAGCCCATGGTAGGCATTCATGCATGGTTTGAATGACTTCTGACACCATATGCAAGTTGTGACACGTTCGGCCATTTATCGACTTTTTTTACCAAGAAAACTTCAGAAAATACAAAACTTGTCGAGAACCCAAACAACTTAGCATGGTGCCTTGAGTTGGACATACAAGGCTAGGAAAAAAATTAGGGCCATTTCAAGGATGTTGAGAACTAATGTGCTCTCAGACGGAGCCTTCTGAACTTCCCAAACACCCTTCATTCAACATGGTCTATTTTTTAAAATCCTTGAAATTTGCAAGTAGGTGGGCATGCCCATGGTAGGCCTCCATGTCAGATTTGAACGATTTCTACACCGTGTGCAAGTTGCGACACGTCCAACCATTTATCTGCTTTTTTTATCGAGAAAACTCTAGAAAATACAAAAATTACCAAAAATAGAAACAAGGCATGATGCCTTAAATTGATCATACAAGGCCATGGGGAGAAATGGGGCCATTTTAAAGATGTCAAAAAACAACGAACTCTAAGACAGAGCCTTCTCGCCTTTTGACACCATTTGCAAGTTGCGACACATTCGACCATTTATCTGTTTTTTATCAGAAAACTCCAGAAAATGTAGAACTTGTGAAAAAACCAAACAATATGGCATGGTGCCTTGAATTGGTCATACAAGGCGATGAAAAAAGTGGGGGCCATTCAACGGATGTCATAAAAAACGTGCTCTTAAAAGGAGCTTCTGGCCTACCCAGGTACCCTCATTGAACATTGGGTTGCTTGGACATCCTTAAAATGACCTCAATTTTTTCCACCAGGTGGCCATGCCCATGGTAGGCGTCTGTGCCAGGTTTGAACGACTTCCGACGCCGTGTGCATGTTCCGAcattgtcggatcacgggttccggcaaaactctcaaggttcgaacactagggtgcgcgcgaagatctcccacTACTGATCCACGTCCTAACTTCTCTAAGATCTCAAGGactaacttgacgaactcgcaacacaagggacacaaggtttatactggttcgggccaccgttgtggaggaataccctactccagtgtatggtggtggattgcctcttgggctaaggatgaacagttacaaggggaagaacagcctcctgaggtcgaggtgttcatacgctcggtgtgtggctaagggttggctaaagatcagatgcctgaggctccgttgcctcctactgtggtggctagtcctatttatagaggccctgatcctctccccaaatattgagcgggaagggagccaacaacggccaatttgaaaggggacaactagtacagcttatcctgacaaaagcagtcttcgcctgcaaaaggctctggttgACTCCGCCTTGGGTTCCATgttgacctccgtcttgccgtcctgctggtcttggtctcgttgcaccgatatggaaacctttgcttgacgcctcggtactccgcgcctgcgcttgcccccttagcaccaaagaggaaacaagtacattgtgcgtgctggcgcccgcctggccttgatcgtcatggctcacgtcacgaaggcctcgcgaggtttgcctagccttgatctctccgctcctcgcgagccaacctggtgaggctaCTCCCGAAGAGaccttgcgtcgtccgcctcgcgaggcttggcccctcgcgagggtcttgaatgccttgttgatgaagatgggccgtacgggcccacttgcagagccacaccatgggccgcaggcaggcaagtctgggaaccctcgttcccagaatgccgacaaacATGTCCGTCCATTTATCGACCTTTTTTTCATTGAGATAACTTCAAAAAATGTAGAACTTATCAAAAACACAAACAACTTtgtatggtgccttgcattgttCATACAAGGTCATGAACTTTTGGGGGGGGGGATTTTAAAGATGTCGAGAAACAAAGTGCTCTCAGACTGAGTCTTCTGGCCTACCCGGACACCCTCCGTTGAATATTATCTATTTTTAGACATTACTAAAATGATCCCAACTTTTACAAGCAGGTGGGCATGTCCATGGTAAGCACCAATGTGAGGTTTGAACGATATCTGACACCGTCTGTAAGTTGCGATAGTTAGACCATTTATCACCATTTTGATAGAGAAAACTCCAGAGAATGCAAAATTTGTATAAACGAAAACACCTTGTCATGGTGCCTTCAATTGATAATACAAGCCAATTAAAAAACTATGGTCATTTAACGGATATCGAGAAACAACGAGCTCTCAAATGGAACTTTTGTAAGGACATGCCAATGGTAGGCATTCACACCAGTTTGGAAGGAAAAATATTTAAAATCATAATTTAAACAAATACTTAAAATTGTTACTTTTAAGTATTTAACAAAGCTAATAAATACAAAAGGACACAAATATTTGACGGAAAAAAGAATTTAAATAGTTACTTAAAATTGTTATTTCTGTATTCCAAGCAATTTTTCAAATTTGTAAATAAATTTTCAAAAGAATAATAAAGTTCAAAAAGGAGAAAAATGAGTTAAcataaaatgaaaatgaaaaaatataaaaaatgctTAGGCCTTGGCCCAACTAGGCGACATCATTGCTCCTGCCAGGCGCCTGTTAGGCCGACCCAAGCGCTCATGGATATGAAAAAAGTAAATCGATTTTTTTAAATGTTCATGGATCTGAAAAGTTTTACAGATTTTCAGAAAAAGGTTAAATAAATAAAGTTGCAAAAAAATATTCCCTGTTTTGGGAAACTCAACTTGCCAGCCGGTTTTCAAAAGAAATATCAATTTTGAATTAAATTCATTGTatgtaaaaaatgttcacaattttgaAAATCATTCACGTGGTCTCAAAAAAAAATTCATGCATTTGAAACAATTTCAGCCATTTAAAAACAAGTtcacaatttttttttatttttttgaaggatttgaaaaaagttcacggaTTTGAAAAAATTATCTTGAATTTAAGAAAAGTTCAGGAATCCGAAAaacgaaaaaaaaagaaaaaaaaaagagaaaaacacACATGAAAACTCAGCAAAAAAAGGAATAAAAGGAAAACCCCTATGTTTTATAAGTAAGTATGGTGCGTAGCTAAATTAGCCACAACTATGAACGTGGCCAGTTGGTTGCCTCGCTGTACTATCTAAGTGGAAGTCTCTAGTTCGAAGCTGCATAATTTTTTAAACTTCAACAAAAGGGCAAAAAAAAAGTGAAGAGAAAAACAATGTACGGGCCTATACGTATATACatactggggggggggggggggggtttggggttGTACGGAAGCGTGACCACCACATTTCCATCTCAGGGCCGCCACGTCGGATCGAAGCGAGCGCGTGGGTTGGGCCAGCTTGTTTTGAGTGGGTCACCTGTTGAGCGTTTACCGGGCTGAATAATaagaaggaaaaaaaaagaggaagCGGAAGCTTAACACGAAATCattaattaaggagtactcgttgcaaagaaccCTCCATCTTCCCAGGtcacgacaagtggcgcacatgcagcgtgccacttgtcgcaacctgggagttttcccttttttcgtagattcgtttattcaaaacgttttatctcttaaaccgtgcgtccaaatctcaaaccgttttcaccactggattcctcgcgtcaagatcttcaaaactagatcccatgttgataggttttgacgaactttttttcacaaaaaaaaccggataaaaaaaccaaaccgggagcatggttttttccctttccggaaaaggcacgcccgtgcctctcgcgaaatcacaaccgtacctcttgtggaagcaaaaccgtgactctcgtggaaagaaaaaaaacaaaaaacgcgttttttcccttttcgaaagaggcatgcccgtgactctcgcgaaagcacaaccgtgcctctggcaaaagcaaaaccgtgactctcgcgaaagaaaaaaaaacagaaaatgcgtattttttccttttccgagaggcacggccgtgactctcacaaaagcacaaccgtgcctctcgcggaagcaaaaccgtgactctcgcgaaaaaaaaaacagaaaacgcgttttgtttttcgttttccgagaggcacggccgtgactctcacgaaagcacaacgtgcctctcgcggaagtaaaaccgtgactctcgcgaaagaaaaaaacagaaaacgcgtttttttcgtttccaaaaggcacggccgtgactctcgctaaagcacaaccgtgtcTTTCGCGAAGAAAAAACGTGACTtttcacgaaagaaaaaaaataaacacgttttttcgcgcaaattttttttttgtcgaaacgctaaggaagaccgaggaaaaaccaaaacgtcaaaaaaacgtttaaaaagccgaaaacacgtgcgaaaaataaaaaaataaaatctgAAGGAAGCGTCCaaagcgcgacacgtggcgaatggctgagagcgcgccaagtgacGCTGATGGCTGCGAGGCTCTAGAAGGAGCGCTAGTTGCTCCCAGCTTAACAGGCAAGGAGAAGGTCGCTCCGCACTCAGATTCTTTTTCCTCTTCCTCAAGCCCACAAGCAACCTTCCGACCTCTCCTCTCTCCCCTGtgctctccgccgccgccgtcctgcCTCACCCCATCTCCTTCCCTTGTCCGGCGCTCCACCCATCCGCTCTCCCCATTTTTGTGCGAAACCCGCGATGGCGGCGGCTGATTGATGTGGGATTTGGCGGTAGCGACGGGGGCCTCAAGCAGGGATACGAGGAGAAAAGAAGATGGTCCTAGAGCACGAGGCGGGGATCCAAAATAGATCCCGGGATCAGCATCATGGCCGCGGAGACAACggccttctttttttttgtttggcGGAATGACAAAGGCCTTCTTCGACTCCAGACTGACCGCAGCCACGACGTTCCCGTGTGCCTCGGCGAGGTGGGCCAAGCTGGCGCATACGGCAAAGAGCGGCTGCGGCACCAGTGGAGCTGCGGCTGGTGGTGGATGGCCGCGAAATCGACTGGTGGCGCCGTCGTGGAAAGCTTCCACGCTCTGCAGCCGCACGGCgagtcttcctcctcctcctgctgggTCACAGATTAGTTCAATATACTGTTAGTGAGCGAGCAAAGGACGAATAATTATTAGCAGGTTCCTGTTCTTGACACTCCTGATGTTGTTTTCTAGAGCAATGCTATTGCACGCTATGGTATATAGTTGCGATAGGCTAGGCACTGGGTCTGGAGTTGAAGGCCGGCCGCCGGCCAAAAACCCTCCTTTTGCCATTCTCATCTCCATGCTCCTCGGTGTTCTCACTTCTCAGGGCCGGAGAAGCACAATGGCGTCGCTCGCCGGAGCCGCACTCGCCTCCTGCAGCATCCTTCTCCTCCTGCTCGTCTCCTGCGCCCAGGGCCAGGGGCAACCACCCGAGGCGCCGGAGGAGGCTTGGCCCGAGGGGCAACCACCGGAGGCGCCGGAGGAGGCTTGGCCCGAGGGGCAACCACCGGAGGCGCCGGAGGACGCTTTGACGATGCTCTTGTCCAAGGGCGGGTGCGGCGCCTTCGCCGGCCTCGTCGCTGCGACGGCCGGCGTGGGCGACGCGTTCCGCGAGCAGATCGGCAGCGACCTGGGGCTCACCATCCTCTGCCCCGACGACGAGGCGGTGGGGACGTTCATCCCGAGGTTCCATGGTCTCACCGTCGACGAGCAGGTCGCGGCCCTCCTGTACCACGGCCTGACGATGGCTTACTCCGAGGAGCTGCTCAGCTGGGTTCACCGGGAGGTGTTGACGCTTGATGGGGAGCAGATGCTCACCGTCCGTCACCACAGAGGCAGGGTGATACTTTCTTCGTGGCCGCAGTCGACACGGAACAAGGCCAGGATCACCAAGACGGTCGTCGACGACGACCATCTCGCCGTCTACCTCATCGACGCCGTGCTGATTCCGGCAGATCTCAAGCGTCGAAGAGTTGTGGCACTTATCGTCATTATTATTCTGGTACTTGTTGTCGGCGGGCTCGTGGCGTTGTGAGTTTTCTTTCCTCACGCTTAATTCCGCTACGATCAAATGGAAGCACATGCAAAAGCGCAGCACGTACGCCTGTCCATAGCATCAGTTCATGCAATTTGTTGGTGCACTAGCTCGCTCTTGTTCCGCCCCACAGAGTTTTGAGCGCCTTATTCGAGCTGGTGCTAGAGGATTCTATCTATGTATAAATCGCATACTAGTACAGTTAGTCAACCATAATTTAGATTTGGGCTTTCTGTACATATACGTCAATTTAATGAACATTGTTAGTTTTTACGGGAACTCGTATATTTTATTACAAACCCCACCGTTAGTTCATTTCAGAGGGGTGTACCGAAGCAATGCTTGTACGGCTGCTTGAATTGCTCCAGCTTTTCTAAATCTTGATTATGTACGCTAACTGTTTCTGTTATTATTGTTATTTTGCGGGTGGCTAACTGTATCTATGTTTCCCCTGCAGATTCTTGCGGTTTCATGCACTTGTATATCTTGGTTCTCTTGTGTGCCGGCTGACAAGATGGTGTAAGGGTCGCGCTGCTGCCTACGCTTCGGCCGCCCGTGTCACTCCACATGGGCAAGGACAACAAGAACATTAGTCTGTGGCCGCTTCGGAGTGCCTCGCCTCCCCGGGTCGTTCCTTCGTACTTATTTCCGTTCGTGGTGACAGATTTCACGGGTGTTTCCTCTGTCTTCGATGCATATAGTGGTGTTCAGCGGGGTGGTGGCATGGTCAGTTGATGAAACTGCAGGATCTAGATCGTGTTATTTTTCTATGCATATAGTATACTTATATATATCTTTTGCCGGGAACACTTTCTATGTATTTTGTGTTTACTTACTTATGGATCTAGGCTTCGTTTGATGTAACGAGATACTGGTGACCATGAGTTCGATATGTAGTGGAGTAGTAGCATTGGAActtctattgcaagcatccgtcCATGAGGCTGCATTAGATGAGGGAGGAGTTCCATTTTATTATGCACCATAGTTACTTTCAACAGCTTTCAGAAAAACATATATATCGTTCAAATGACATGATGCGAACCGACTTGGTGACAAATGACAAAGAAGTGGTGTTGGCATGTTAGCATGACAACATAATTTCACACACGTTTCTCAGGTTGTTCCATGTAACTTATATTGTATACATGATCTTGTGCGTACATACAGTCAGCGGTCTTGTCAACCATATAAGCAGGCTGCAGGTTGCCAACTGATTGGTCGTTAGGAAGGTACCAAGAGCTTATTTTGCAACCTAATCATGTTGTTCATGTGCACGCAGCAAACGTATACTCCTTACAATGTACTATCAGTAGCATGCACATGTGCCATCTTTacaaaaaaaaaattaaattGAAACAGGAGGCAACAGATTTGCCTCATCTCATTAGTTAAGAAGAAGAAAGACAAGGTTTAAAAGGTAATATGACCATAAAGATCACTGACCGGACGCGAAAACCGCACCCAACAAGACCTTACAAATCCGGCCCAAACGCCCAGAATGACCGACACTCCCCATACCCGGCCCATAcatggggcggatatggggacGCCCGAACGCGCCCACTGTGTCGGCTCTGACAAGCCCGACCCATCCCAAATACTCTCAAAATTGACTAGTCCTCCACTTTGACCGATATCCTCCTACCTCCATCCTACATTTCCTGCCTCTGCATCGCAGCCCACCTCCTCCCTTGCTCGCTGTCCTCGTCCGTCGTCGCTGATGTCATCGTCGACAACCCTGTCTGCCACCATGGGCACGGATGATGCCTCGGTGGAACTGGTCGGCCTCCCCAGCCTGATGGTTCCTTGCAAAGTGGAGAACCTTGCCCGGAAGGACCGTCGCCGGAGGCGGCGGCGAAGGTAACTGCAGAGGTGCCCGGTCCTAAGTTGACCTTTGTGCCCGGTGCTAAGGACATGGACTTTGGTGCGACACAGACCAATCCGGAGGTTGTAGCCATGAGGACAAACAACTTGTCGGTGGTGCCCGACTCCGTTCCGCCCTCCCAGTGGAAGGGCATCCTAGATTTGAGATTTTCGCAAGCCGCCCCCGGTGCGTCCACGATGACCGACTCGCCGCAGCTCCAAAGGCATCGGGTGACATCAGACAATGTAGGCTCCGGGCATGCCCACACATTGTTCGACGGAATGTCTGACCAAGAGCAGGTACAATCTTTGCTCCATTCACGCTTGCATTCATAAATTGTATTGTTGCACATACCATCACATCAAAGTTGTAGGACGATAGTTAAATTGCGATGCATATTGTAGGAACAAATATTGCATAACAAGATAAATGATGGTCAAGAGTCTTTGCAATTTACCATGGAAGATACCAATTCCTCGGTGTTTGAAGTTGGGAAAACATCACACACTAAAAGAAGAACATAATGAAGCCAAGAGGTCTAGCATTCACACAATTTGAAGATGTATTGTTCTGTGAAAGTTGATGTAACACTAGCATGGATCCGATATGTGGAACTAAGCAAAAAAGGCAAGAAATATTGGAAAAATTCTCAAACTATAGCATGAGAAAAAACACTATGTGAAGCCACACCCAATTGCTAGCAACCATGTCTCGTGCTCTCTCCAACATAGATGGTCACTCATCCGAGATTCCATGAACAAATTTGTCCGTTAACTCAAACAAGTTGTTGGCCGGGACCAAAGCGGCATCGGAGTTTAAACCCATGCAGCTTTTACTGCGGCATTGTACCATCAAGTAGAGAAGAAGGCATTCACCTTTTCATATTGTTGCATGAAATTGAATGGGAAACCCAAGTGGCAAAGCTTCCTCGAGGAGATTGAAATCAGcacgaagaagatgaagaaaaatGATGGGTCTGGCTCCGCTCAATCAATTGGATTtcatgaggaggaagaagaaaatgGTGGGGCGGACATACAAGAAACTGTGCTGAAGAGAAACCGGCAAGTTATGGCGAACAAGTGGGAGAAGGAGAGAGTGGCGCGTGAAGGCTTGGCAAGAAAAATGTCCGCCACTTGGACGGCCAGTTTTTCCGCCAAGGAGGTGAGGAAGGAGGAAATGTACAAGATGTTCGTAGATGTgaaaaagaagaagatgaagTTAGACCGGGAGAGGTTGAACTTGGAGAAGAACAAAACAAATTGAGATGCTAGAGAAGATTGCAAATTGGGAGCTTCAACAAAACAATGGAAGGAATTGAGTTTGAGACAAAGAAGTTGAGGCTTGTCAAAGAGACAGAGGAGTCAAGGATCATGTTGCAAGACATCAACCTCTTGGATGATGAAGCCAAGAAATCGTTGCTTCGCATGAAGAAGATTATAAATGACGGCAACAAGTCAAGTCATTCATTCATTCGTGTATAGCTTATCTATGTATGAATTGTTCAAAAAAATTTGGCATGTAATGAATTTCCATTTAATTTGTATCATTGAATTTATGATGAATTTGCGTTGTATGATGGACGTGTGTGGATTTGGGTATTGAGATATGTGGAGTGTTGTTGTGGAGGAGAAAAGAGGACTTGCCTGATGCTGTCCACGAACGTACAGGGGCTCGGATATGGCAACTATGGTTGCAGACGCTCTTATGTCCCCATTATCTAAGTGGATCTACATCTGGGTATCTGGCCCAAGTGGATAAACCCCCATCATGCGGATTGGTCTTCCGCTATGTGAATGATGTGGGCTTGGGCCTCAGTGGGCCTACTATGTGAGAGATAACCACGTCATTAGCCCTCCAATCCGTCTGGATCTTGAGAGCTAAGTCTCGTGATCCGTCGGAGCCGATTGGATGTTCGTGGAAAAAGGTACTCCCTCTATCCatatatatagggcctaatgcatttttaGACTAATTTTTGACCACATGTTAAAggaataatatatgacatgcaagttacacaaagcataccgccaaattcgtatgtgaaaggagcttcccaTGATATAATTTCCACACTATACAACTCATATACTATCAATCTTATCAACAGTCAACAGTTAAAGGAATAATATAGGccctatatatatggatggagggagtatcgTGAATGTTTGCCAATTCAAGGCGACTCGCGAACTTGCTAAAGAGCGATCCTGATGGATTCTAAGAGCCAATCTTTCACAGTTTGAGTCTTTCAATACAGATTCATTAGAAAAactttagtgatgctcaatcgTCTCTCGGAAGAGGTTGACTAGTGATCCAAGTGAGGATATACCAAAAAAATCAAGTGATGGATTAAGCATTTGAGCTGATTCTCACAGAGAGATGCCAAGCAATATCCCggagtgtaagtgcatctagtgccacccctagttggttttggagtattgacgacaaacttggttgagggactaatgtgtttgtgagaattgcaggataacacaggtagtagtcccacattgattcggtttacctaccagagatgacccctaaaaatgtgtgaagacattgaagacaatggtggtttgtgaagatattcacaacgaagattatgacttgagaagacattcacgtgaagactatggagtgcgaagacatagttgtttcgtagtttccttttctttcttgttgagtcataggaaccaccgcactgttaagtggggtccaagtgaacaaattcagagtgactgaagtgatgctcaaccaaatcctatgtctgcgagcgaagacaatgagagcaaatcttatcttgagctggataagtcagctttacttgtagcccaagtcaagctgccgcgtgtgtttgaaatctgaccgttggacacgtgtcagttccttagtgacccagggtcatttcggacaaatcaggtcgggttgcctcctggctataaatagcccaccccatacaccataaattggtggttgctcagagttagtgcacgacttttgtcgtttgagagcaacccacctcggaagcatttgagagagaaatccttgtgaggacaaagcccaaaacacccagagccaaagagtgttaggcatcactgaagtctttctgtccgcatgatctaaagacttgttacacttgaggactgtgaatcctccaaccggttaggcgtcgcgttctgagcatccaagagtcattgtggattgccggtgaacgaagtctgtgaaggtttggaagtataccttgaagacttaccagagtgattgggcgaggactaagtgttcttagctcaaggggaataaggtgaagacgcggtcttctgagttaaatctcagcctccctaaccagacgtacagttgtcacagcaactagaactggtccaacaaatccttgtcctctccAAGCAACTGGTCCTATCTCATACCTCACTTTACTTATAGTTTGTCTTCGTAAAGTCGTTGCCTCGTTGCTTGAACTGATTGGTTTCACTATGTAAAGACCGTTtgctgtttggcttcatactatcttccatcctgatccatactacctagctgctgatagtcttcgtgctttcactttattggttacttgactatggcttgtctagtgtagtctaccttccgctgcatatcaataggttcatttctactgtttgtcttcaaagcccctgtgttttgaagactttcataaaaatcgcctattcaccccccctctagtcaataactagcactttcaattggtatcagagcggggtgctcccttgttctgtgtgattcggtttaaccacctggagttttagctatgtcgtctgcagggataatcaaagtctccactgcgtgccctgtcttcaaTGGCACTAATTacccctactagaagaataagatgcgtatgcatcttgaagccattgacgtcgacctctggtatgtcgtcaagaacggcgttcccaaggtcggtgaaggtgtcactgctgctgatgtcaagaggttcattcaactggactcgactgccaagaacatcatctgtggtca contains:
- the LOC109742768 gene encoding uncharacterized protein — its product is MLFSRAMLLHAMVYSCDRLGTGSGVEGRPPAKNPPFAILISMLLGVLTSQGRRSTMASLAGAALASCSILLLLLVSCAQGQGQPPEAPEEAWPEGQPPEAPEEAWPEGQPPEAPEDALTMLLSKGGCGAFAGLVAATAGVGDAFREQIGSDLGLTILCPDDEAVGTFIPRFHGLTVDEQVAALLYHGLTMAYSEELLSWVHREVLTLDGEQMLTVRHHRGRVILSSWPQSTRNKARITKTVVDDDHLAVYLIDAVLIPADLKRRRVVALIVIIILVLVVGGLVALFLRFHALVYLGSLVCRLTRWCKGRAAAYASAARVTPHGQGQQEH